A region from the Mesotoga sp. Brook.08.105.5.1 genome encodes:
- a CDS encoding fumarate hydratase: MIKASSIAGKVETALVKANTIMDDKIKSYLKLYTGPFSSILNENSLLAEKLELPLCQDTGFIEFFVFIGQEVSLEEPLSDTLDTAVRRAYSKNPYRYSIVKDPLIHRENTGDNTPSVVHTFMVSGRELEIRFLVKGGGSENLSRLFMLNPTTSQEEFIETIANSISEGGARGCPPLRVGIGIGGSSEKSMLLAKLALTRELDSKNPDVDYALLEKKLLNKINSLHIGYQGLGEGMTAYSVSIETAPCHIAILPVSLAVDCYLCRKGVVTFEDR; encoded by the coding sequence TTGATAAAAGCATCTTCGATAGCGGGAAAGGTCGAGACCGCATTAGTAAAGGCAAACACAATAATGGATGATAAGATCAAATCTTATCTAAAACTCTACACCGGTCCTTTCTCATCTATTCTGAATGAGAACTCGTTACTTGCAGAAAAGCTGGAGCTTCCCCTGTGCCAGGACACAGGTTTCATTGAATTCTTTGTCTTCATCGGTCAGGAGGTATCTCTTGAGGAACCCTTATCAGACACCCTCGATACGGCTGTCAGGAGAGCGTATTCAAAAAATCCCTATCGATACTCAATTGTGAAGGACCCCCTAATACACAGAGAAAATACCGGAGACAATACACCTTCGGTCGTGCATACTTTCATGGTTTCCGGAAGAGAATTAGAGATACGTTTCCTCGTAAAAGGAGGAGGCAGCGAGAATCTCTCGAGACTGTTCATGCTCAACCCGACAACATCTCAAGAAGAGTTCATAGAAACAATTGCCAATTCAATTTCTGAAGGAGGAGCCAGGGGTTGTCCTCCACTCAGGGTCGGAATAGGCATCGGGGGAAGCTCAGAGAAATCAATGCTCCTTGCCAAGCTTGCTCTGACTAGAGAGTTGGATTCAAAGAATCCCGACGTTGACTACGCCTTACTTGAGAAGAAACTTCTGAATAAGATCAATTCCCTCCATATCGGTTATCAAGGACTGGGAGAGGGGATGACCGCTTACTCGGTTAGCATTGAAACTGCGCCTTGTCACATTGCGATTCTTCCAGTTTCATTGGCTGTTGATTGTTATCTCTGTAGAAAGGGGGTAGTTACCTTTGAAGATAGATGA
- a CDS encoding FumA C-terminus/TtdB family hydratase beta subunit — MKIDDLSPGQEISFTGKLIVMRDAAQMRLKKLYEEGEPFPVELEGAIVFYAGPAKLVEESCGAIGPTTSLRMDGFLEMLFEKGVLATIGKGKRSDLAANLCKEFRRVYLIAPSGAAASLAQRIESMRVIAYEDLGTEAIFEIDVRDFPLIVATDVNGSDFFTLNRR, encoded by the coding sequence TTGAAGATAGATGATTTGTCCCCCGGTCAAGAAATCAGCTTTACAGGCAAACTCATAGTAATGAGAGACGCAGCTCAGATGCGCCTCAAGAAGTTGTACGAAGAAGGCGAGCCTTTCCCTGTTGAGCTTGAAGGGGCAATTGTATTCTATGCCGGTCCGGCCAAGCTAGTTGAAGAAAGTTGCGGAGCAATCGGCCCTACTACTTCTCTCAGGATGGATGGTTTTTTGGAAATGCTTTTCGAAAAGGGCGTTCTGGCAACCATCGGGAAGGGAAAAAGATCGGATCTGGCAGCAAATCTGTGTAAGGAATTTAGAAGAGTCTATTTGATCGCTCCAAGCGGAGCGGCCGCTTCGCTTGCGCAAAGGATCGAGTCTATGAGGGTCATCGCTTACGAAGATCTAGGCACTGAAGCAATATTCGAGATTGATGTCAGAGACTTTCCGTTGATTGTAGCAACTGATGTTAACGGTTCGGATTTTTTTACTTTGAATAGAAGGTGA
- a CDS encoding NADP-dependent malic enzyme, with amino-acid sequence MNEKALKLHKDLRGKLEVRSKVRVDSMEALSLAYTPGVADVCRVIESDKELAYDYTNKWNYVAVVSDGTAVLGLGDIGPEAGLPVMEGKAVLFKEFANVDAFPLCINVHSSEEIISFVKAIAPTFGGINLEDISSPKCFFIESELQKMLDIPVFHDDQHGAAIVAVAALRNALKIAGKKIENLKIVTVGVGAAGGATIKMLLAAGARNIVAVDRNGILNRNQPATLLNEFHSEIVKEINPDNLSGNLEDAVKGADLFIGTSVAGLLLPEMVRKMAPEPIIFALANPVPEIMPDLARSAGASIVATGRSDFPNQINNVLAFPGIFRGALDTRSREINEAMKLAATDALASAVPEEKLSRDYILPRPFEPGVARKVALAVARASVDSRCSRLSGEINLEELIEIGFKRI; translated from the coding sequence GTGAATGAAAAGGCATTGAAACTTCACAAGGATCTACGGGGAAAGTTGGAAGTAAGAAGCAAAGTGAGAGTGGATAGCATGGAGGCTCTTTCGCTTGCTTACACTCCTGGGGTAGCCGATGTATGCAGAGTGATTGAGAGCGATAAGGAACTTGCCTACGACTACACAAACAAATGGAATTACGTTGCAGTAGTCTCAGACGGAACGGCAGTACTTGGACTAGGGGATATAGGCCCCGAAGCTGGACTTCCCGTTATGGAGGGGAAAGCCGTCCTGTTCAAGGAATTCGCAAATGTGGATGCCTTTCCCCTCTGTATAAATGTCCATAGTTCAGAGGAGATTATCTCGTTCGTGAAGGCAATTGCCCCAACCTTTGGAGGCATAAATCTTGAAGACATCTCCTCACCAAAATGCTTCTTCATTGAAAGCGAACTTCAGAAGATGCTTGATATTCCAGTCTTTCATGACGATCAACACGGTGCAGCGATTGTCGCCGTTGCTGCGCTGAGAAATGCGCTGAAGATCGCTGGAAAGAAGATTGAGAATCTAAAGATTGTAACGGTTGGCGTTGGTGCGGCCGGAGGCGCAACAATCAAAATGCTGCTGGCGGCAGGTGCAAGGAATATTGTTGCAGTCGATAGAAATGGAATACTAAACAGGAATCAGCCAGCTACTCTCCTAAACGAATTTCATTCAGAGATCGTAAAGGAGATTAACCCCGACAATCTCAGCGGAAATCTGGAGGACGCTGTGAAGGGAGCCGATCTCTTCATTGGCACTTCTGTTGCCGGGCTTCTTTTACCTGAAATGGTGCGCAAAATGGCTCCCGAACCGATCATCTTCGCTCTGGCCAATCCCGTACCGGAGATTATGCCGGATCTTGCCCGCAGCGCAGGTGCATCAATTGTCGCCACCGGCAGATCAGACTTCCCAAACCAGATAAACAATGTTCTAGCTTTCCCGGGCATCTTTAGAGGCGCTCTTGACACACGATCAAGAGAGATAAACGAAGCTATGAAGTTGGCAGCAACCGACGCCCTTGCGTCGGCCGTGCCTGAAGAAAAGCTTTCCAGGGACTACATTTTGCCAAGGCCGTTTGAACCGGGAGTCGCAAGAAAGGTTGCACTTGCCGTTGCAAGAGCTTCTGTTGACTCGAGATGTTCGAGGCTCTCCGGTGAAATAAACCTTGAAGAACTGATTGAAATAGGATTCAAGAGAATCTGA
- a CDS encoding PLP-dependent aminotransferase family protein: protein MTEKFSKIALRMKSNIIRELLKVTSNPGMISFGGGVPDPDTFPRSEMAEISKEILEKEYKFTLQYGQTEGDPILREEYISLLNREYGIEGLDIDNLLVTVGSQSALDLVGKIFLDDDSIYFVSKPVYLGAASAFSLRSNGYEYMTLQEDGVDLDIVEDKLKEIETRGELDKVKFIYTISNFHNPGGVTMSYEKRKRLVEIAEKYDVLIVEDDPYGDLRYEGEAIDPIFKIGGQERVLLLRTFSKILSPGLRLGIVIGNKNIIRKMVMAKQASDLCTPSLTQRIAARYLQRHNLLAQIKPTIALYREKKDLMLTELDRNFGDMNGFYWTKPEGGLFIWFTLPEGFDTGEMLELGKAENILFVPGQAFSLDNTCQNSMRLSFCLPPKEDIIEGVKRLKKVIVEYGKEKKLL, encoded by the coding sequence GTGACAGAAAAGTTTTCAAAGATCGCACTCAGAATGAAATCGAACATCATCAGGGAACTGCTTAAGGTGACCTCGAACCCGGGTATGATTTCTTTTGGCGGAGGCGTTCCCGACCCGGACACTTTTCCACGTTCAGAGATGGCTGAAATATCAAAGGAAATACTGGAAAAGGAGTACAAGTTCACACTTCAGTACGGTCAGACTGAAGGTGATCCTATACTTAGGGAAGAGTACATCTCCCTTCTTAATAGGGAGTACGGCATTGAGGGTCTTGACATCGATAATCTTTTGGTCACAGTAGGATCCCAAAGTGCGCTAGATCTTGTCGGTAAGATCTTTTTGGATGACGACAGCATTTACTTCGTGTCGAAGCCGGTATATTTGGGAGCTGCGAGTGCCTTTTCTCTAAGGTCGAACGGGTACGAATACATGACCCTTCAAGAAGACGGTGTGGATCTTGATATAGTTGAAGACAAGCTCAAAGAAATCGAAACTCGCGGAGAACTCGACAAAGTGAAGTTCATCTACACAATCTCGAATTTCCACAATCCAGGCGGCGTAACAATGAGTTACGAAAAGAGAAAGAGACTCGTTGAGATTGCAGAAAAGTACGATGTTCTCATAGTTGAAGACGATCCTTACGGTGACCTAAGATACGAAGGAGAAGCGATCGATCCGATCTTCAAGATTGGCGGGCAAGAAAGAGTCCTGTTGTTGAGAACATTCAGCAAAATCCTGTCGCCTGGGCTTAGGCTCGGTATAGTGATCGGCAATAAGAACATAATAAGAAAGATGGTAATGGCAAAGCAGGCTTCAGACCTCTGTACGCCAAGCCTCACACAGCGTATCGCCGCAAGATATCTTCAGAGGCATAACCTCCTTGCCCAGATAAAACCAACGATTGCGCTTTACCGAGAAAAGAAGGATCTGATGCTAACTGAACTCGACAGAAACTTTGGTGACATGAACGGCTTTTACTGGACAAAACCCGAAGGCGGCCTCTTTATATGGTTCACTCTTCCTGAAGGTTTCGATACAGGAGAAATGCTAGAGCTAGGCAAGGCCGAGAACATACTTTTCGTTCCAGGTCAGGCCTTTTCACTCGACAACACCTGTCAGAACTCAATGAGGCTTTCATTCTGTCTGCCTCCTAAAGAGGATATCATCGAAGGAGTCAAGAGACTCAAGAAGGTAATTGTGGAGTACGGCAAAGAGAAAAAGCTACTCTGA
- the buk gene encoding butyrate kinase, translated as MKILAINPGSTSTKIAVYNDDTEIARGSIQHVPMMKEVDDDIQERVEEIKSFLRNEGIELDFDSIACRGGILPPLESGTYRVNERMVDFLLHHAEVEHPSNLAAPIGFRLSEGRVPVFVTDPISVDEFCEEARLSGLPQLPRISRLHALNMKAAARQVAADLGRDVDNLNLVIAHLGGGISVGLQLKGRVVDVNNATDEGPFSPTRTGELPVADLAEMCFAGRYTEKELLDRYLKSGGLRAYLGTDDLRKALEMSESDPEAALVVDAMAYQIGKEIGGMVALAGGSIDAIVLTGGMAYNSQFVQKIKSYVGKFALVVIEPGENELLSLALGAQRVLRGIETAKEFDPEVAT; from the coding sequence ATGAAGATCTTGGCCATAAATCCCGGCTCCACTTCAACTAAGATCGCTGTCTACAATGACGATACCGAGATCGCCAGGGGATCTATTCAGCATGTCCCTATGATGAAGGAAGTTGATGATGATATTCAGGAAAGGGTAGAAGAGATCAAGTCCTTCTTGCGAAACGAAGGGATCGAGCTTGATTTTGACTCAATAGCCTGTAGGGGAGGAATCTTGCCCCCGCTTGAAAGCGGAACATACAGAGTGAACGAGAGAATGGTTGACTTTCTTCTGCACCATGCTGAAGTAGAACATCCCTCTAATCTCGCTGCTCCCATAGGTTTTCGCCTCTCAGAAGGAAGAGTCCCGGTCTTTGTAACGGACCCGATCTCTGTAGACGAATTCTGTGAAGAGGCACGATTATCAGGTCTTCCTCAACTGCCGAGAATCTCGAGACTTCACGCGCTGAACATGAAGGCCGCCGCAAGACAGGTTGCTGCAGATCTGGGTAGAGATGTCGATAACCTGAACCTGGTGATCGCTCACCTGGGAGGGGGCATTTCGGTCGGGCTACAGCTAAAGGGCAGAGTGGTCGACGTCAATAACGCTACTGACGAAGGCCCTTTCAGTCCAACTAGAACGGGAGAGCTCCCGGTCGCCGATCTAGCTGAGATGTGTTTCGCCGGGAGATACACCGAGAAGGAACTCTTAGATAGATACCTGAAATCAGGAGGGTTACGGGCATATCTAGGTACAGACGACCTTAGAAAGGCCCTGGAGATGTCAGAGAGTGATCCCGAGGCAGCTCTTGTCGTTGATGCAATGGCTTATCAAATAGGTAAGGAAATTGGCGGCATGGTCGCGCTAGCAGGCGGCTCAATAGACGCAATCGTTCTGACAGGCGGTATGGCATACAACTCCCAGTTCGTTCAGAAGATAAAGAGTTACGTTGGGAAATTCGCTCTGGTCGTCATCGAGCCTGGAGAGAACGAGCTTCTTTCTCTCGCTCTTGGCGCACAGAGAGTTCTTAGAGGAATAGAAACTGCGAAGGAGTTTGATCCGGAGGTGGCAACATGA
- a CDS encoding bifunctional enoyl-CoA hydratase/phosphate acetyltransferase — protein MITSLAQLIDRAKMNPGVIAVAAAEDPVVLSAAKEAADEGIASFILFGDKNKIEAISEEIGFHEKLSVVDCSSKIESIEKAVRAVSFKEAEILMKGNVKTGELLNVFLKDDYGLKTGRTMNLVTIFETKRYHKLLLVTDAGMVIAPDLGQKGDSIVNSASVAKVLEIDKPKVAVIAAIEVVNQKMSATLDAAVLSQMAKRGQFGHVEVDGPLALDNAVSREAAEHKGISSSVAGDADILVMPDIEAGNIFYKTMAFLCDSQLASTIVGGKAPIVLTSRADSARTKLQSIALNVLLAGVI, from the coding sequence ATGATCACAAGTCTTGCACAGCTAATCGACCGTGCAAAGATGAATCCTGGAGTAATCGCTGTTGCTGCTGCTGAAGATCCTGTGGTACTTTCAGCAGCGAAAGAGGCCGCAGACGAGGGCATTGCATCGTTCATATTGTTCGGCGACAAGAACAAGATTGAAGCTATCAGTGAGGAGATCGGCTTTCACGAGAAGCTTTCTGTAGTTGACTGTTCTTCAAAGATAGAATCGATCGAGAAGGCCGTAAGAGCTGTTTCGTTCAAGGAAGCCGAAATCCTGATGAAAGGAAACGTAAAAACCGGCGAACTCCTTAATGTATTCTTGAAGGATGATTATGGTCTCAAGACAGGAAGAACGATGAATTTGGTCACTATATTCGAGACAAAGAGATACCATAAACTTCTTCTCGTTACTGATGCCGGGATGGTTATTGCCCCTGATTTGGGTCAAAAGGGAGATTCGATAGTCAACTCTGCCTCAGTTGCAAAGGTTCTGGAGATCGACAAGCCAAAGGTGGCAGTTATTGCCGCTATAGAGGTCGTAAATCAGAAGATGTCCGCAACTCTCGATGCGGCGGTACTTTCACAGATGGCTAAGAGAGGTCAGTTTGGTCATGTTGAGGTAGATGGGCCCCTTGCTCTTGATAATGCAGTATCTCGTGAAGCTGCCGAGCACAAGGGTATTTCAAGTTCTGTAGCTGGAGACGCAGATATTCTAGTTATGCCTGACATTGAAGCAGGGAATATATTCTACAAGACCATGGCATTCCTCTGCGACAGTCAGCTTGCCAGTACCATAGTTGGAGGTAAAGCACCAATAGTACTTACCTCTAGAGCCGATTCCGCCAGGACAAAACTCCAATCCATCGCTTTGAATGTTCTTCTTGCAGGAGTGATATGA
- the buk gene encoding butyrate kinase: MPVILVINPGSTSTKLALFRNLEMISEHTIRHSSDDLSRFSSLYEQRMFRKKLIVDFLESAGHPLSEIDAIIGRGGMLRPLEGGTYAVSEAMIDDLRSAKYGEHASNLGAIIANELSRESGREIPAFIADPVVVDEMEPVAKLTGHPDYSRRSIFHALNQKAVARDVASRYGKKYDEMNFVVIHMGGGISIGAHRRGRVVDVNNALNGDGPFSPERAGTLPITGLIKLCYSGRYSKEEVKKLIKGKGGLFAYTGTNDCQKIQQAIVDGDKKAELAYRAMAYQIVKWAGRMAAALSGDIDSIIITGGIAYDRRFMVPWLTEKLSFLAPIDVVPGGNEELSLAVACLRVLEGNEMAKEYRRAE, encoded by the coding sequence ATGCCTGTCATACTCGTTATAAACCCAGGATCTACTTCAACAAAACTCGCACTCTTCAGAAACCTGGAGATGATAAGTGAACATACCATAAGACACTCGTCCGACGATTTGAGCAGATTTTCTTCACTATATGAACAGCGAATGTTCCGAAAGAAATTGATAGTCGACTTTCTGGAGTCAGCAGGACACCCTCTCAGTGAAATAGACGCAATAATCGGAAGAGGCGGTATGCTCCGACCTCTCGAAGGCGGCACATACGCGGTTAGTGAAGCAATGATAGATGATCTCAGATCTGCCAAGTATGGTGAGCACGCCTCTAATCTAGGAGCCATAATCGCTAATGAACTCTCTAGAGAAAGTGGCAGGGAAATCCCGGCATTCATTGCAGATCCAGTAGTCGTTGATGAAATGGAACCCGTCGCCAAACTCACAGGTCATCCGGACTATTCGAGAAGGTCGATTTTCCATGCTCTTAATCAGAAGGCAGTGGCGAGAGATGTGGCTTCGAGATATGGAAAGAAGTACGATGAAATGAACTTCGTTGTCATCCACATGGGTGGAGGGATTTCCATTGGGGCTCACAGGAGAGGAAGGGTTGTCGATGTGAACAATGCTTTGAACGGGGACGGCCCTTTCAGTCCTGAGCGAGCCGGAACACTTCCGATTACAGGTCTTATAAAGCTATGCTATTCAGGGCGATACTCAAAAGAAGAAGTAAAAAAGCTTATCAAGGGAAAGGGCGGACTATTTGCCTACACCGGAACTAACGATTGCCAGAAGATCCAGCAGGCGATTGTTGATGGTGATAAGAAGGCAGAACTTGCATACAGAGCGATGGCCTATCAGATAGTTAAGTGGGCCGGAAGAATGGCTGCTGCCTTGAGCGGTGATATCGACTCTATCATAATTACTGGAGGAATAGCCTATGACAGAAGGTTCATGGTCCCATGGCTGACCGAGAAGCTGTCCTTTCTCGCGCCAATAGATGTTGTTCCTGGAGGAAATGAGGAGCTGTCCCTTGCCGTTGCCTGTTTGAGAGTCCTTGAAGGAAATGAAATGGCAAAAGAGTACAGGAGAGCAGAATGA
- a CDS encoding cobalamin biosynthesis protein CobQ — translation MKFSKKVLIFMGMFGSGKTEVSLNVARLLADRGERVALADIDTISPYYRSRDMRESFSKFGVKIVAPKGTLAHADLPIIPAEVFGHVENPDYRVILDVGGNDDGAIVLSSLSTRLPKEDCETYYVINPFRPFNDTVENAASHFLRLQEKSRMKINYLVNNSNIGSETTDENIIEGEKFVKLLSERVSTPVAFTVLMNGTRNGSGMFDQFWIEKYMKNSWEVENE, via the coding sequence ATGAAGTTTTCTAAGAAAGTGCTTATCTTCATGGGTATGTTTGGCAGCGGCAAGACCGAAGTATCTTTGAATGTCGCTAGACTGCTTGCCGATAGAGGAGAAAGGGTGGCCCTCGCCGACATCGATACTATAAGTCCATACTATAGATCCCGCGATATGAGAGAGAGCTTTTCTAAGTTCGGGGTTAAAATCGTAGCTCCCAAAGGCACGCTGGCCCATGCCGACTTGCCGATAATTCCGGCAGAGGTATTCGGTCACGTTGAGAATCCGGATTACAGGGTCATCCTCGACGTTGGAGGGAACGATGACGGAGCAATAGTACTCTCTTCACTGAGCACGAGACTACCGAAAGAGGACTGTGAGACTTACTATGTCATAAATCCCTTCAGGCCGTTCAACGACACAGTCGAAAACGCGGCTTCTCACTTCCTGAGACTTCAAGAGAAGTCTAGAATGAAGATCAACTATTTGGTCAACAACTCAAATATTGGATCTGAGACGACAGACGAGAATATTATCGAAGGAGAGAAGTTCGTTAAGCTATTATCCGAAAGGGTCTCAACACCTGTGGCTTTCACTGTTCTGATGAACGGAACGAGAAATGGAAGTGGGATGTTCGATCAGTTTTGGATTGAGAAGTATATGAAGAATTCATGGGAGGTAGAAAATGAGTAA
- a CDS encoding ferredoxin family protein, with amino-acid sequence MSKDFVKVDEERCKGCGLCINFCPKKVLSFSEKFNSKGYHPAQQHDLENCIGCGFCYMMCPDTAITVFKETAEV; translated from the coding sequence ATGAGTAAAGACTTCGTGAAAGTAGACGAAGAGCGATGCAAGGGCTGCGGTCTATGCATCAACTTCTGCCCTAAGAAAGTGCTGAGCTTCTCTGAGAAGTTCAACTCCAAGGGCTATCATCCGGCACAGCAGCATGATCTCGAGAATTGCATTGGCTGCGGATTCTGCTACATGATGTGTCCCGATACCGCAATAACTGTCTTCAAAGAGACAGCAGAAGTATAG
- a CDS encoding 3-methyl-2-oxobutanoate dehydrogenase subunit VorB: MAEKMMVKGNEAMAEAAIRAGCRLYFGYPITPQSEFTEYMARRMPEVSGVFLQSESEVAAVNMVYGAASTGHRVMTSTSSPGYSLMQEGVSYIAGARLPTVFVNVVRGGPGLGDIQPAQSDYFQSTKGGGHGDYHLIVLAPGSIQEAVDLMESAFDLADNYRVPVMILADGMLGQMMEPVVFPEFVKLDGINDHSSWALRGTEGREPHKVTSFDIDPVRLEEMNIVVHKGYDEIKAKEVRYESHDLDDADYVLVGYGTMGRILGSVVKMARKQGIKVGLFRPISLWPFPYAELKEAARGKKFCLDVEMSMGQMVEDVRLAVEATLPVHFYGRTGGMVPTPDEVLRELVRLIG; encoded by the coding sequence ATGGCCGAAAAAATGATGGTTAAAGGTAACGAAGCAATGGCTGAAGCTGCAATAAGGGCCGGCTGTAGGTTGTATTTTGGTTATCCGATTACTCCTCAATCGGAGTTTACAGAGTATATGGCTCGGCGAATGCCTGAAGTAAGCGGCGTATTTCTTCAGTCCGAGAGCGAAGTAGCGGCGGTGAATATGGTTTACGGAGCCGCAAGCACTGGTCACAGAGTTATGACTTCAACTTCGAGTCCCGGCTACAGCCTCATGCAAGAGGGGGTATCTTATATTGCTGGAGCAAGGCTTCCTACGGTTTTTGTGAACGTTGTACGAGGGGGACCTGGACTGGGAGATATTCAGCCAGCACAGAGTGACTACTTCCAGTCAACGAAGGGCGGGGGGCATGGTGACTATCATTTGATAGTTCTAGCGCCCGGCAGCATCCAGGAAGCGGTAGATCTTATGGAGTCTGCTTTTGATTTAGCTGACAATTACAGAGTTCCGGTAATGATTCTTGCAGATGGAATGCTTGGTCAAATGATGGAGCCTGTTGTCTTCCCCGAGTTTGTCAAACTTGATGGAATCAACGACCATTCCAGTTGGGCATTGAGGGGAACAGAAGGAAGGGAACCTCATAAGGTAACTTCCTTTGATATCGATCCTGTAAGACTTGAAGAGATGAATATCGTTGTCCACAAGGGATACGATGAGATAAAAGCAAAGGAAGTCAGATATGAGTCTCATGATCTTGATGATGCAGATTACGTTCTAGTCGGCTATGGAACGATGGGAAGAATTCTAGGCAGTGTAGTGAAAATGGCAAGGAAACAGGGAATCAAGGTTGGATTGTTCAGACCAATCTCGTTGTGGCCGTTTCCATACGCAGAGTTAAAAGAGGCGGCAAGAGGAAAGAAATTCTGTCTGGATGTGGAAATGTCTATGGGGCAGATGGTCGAGGACGTTCGCCTTGCAGTCGAAGCAACTCTTCCGGTTCATTTCTATGGAAGAACCGGAGGAATGGTTCCAACGCCTGACGAAGTGTTAAGAGAACTCGTCAGACTTATAGGATGA
- a CDS encoding thiamine pyrophosphate-dependent enzyme, protein MEQATYKRPKSLARNEFSYCPGCHHGIIHRLIAEVIDELDIQGKTLMVAPVGCSVFAYQFFDVDGTVAPHGRAPAVATGMKRAMPDRIVFTYQGDGDLAAIGTAEIIHAANRGEKITTIFVNNAIYGMTGGQMAPTTLLGMKTTTSPYGRKAETEGFPIHVSELLKETAGIVYLERVAVSSPQEVRKAKASIKKAFVAQQKGLGFSLVEVLSTCPTNWGLNPVESINWLNENMKKEYPVGVFVDKVGDFK, encoded by the coding sequence ATGGAACAGGCTACTTACAAGAGACCAAAGTCACTTGCTAGAAACGAATTCTCGTATTGCCCTGGTTGTCACCACGGCATTATCCATAGACTCATAGCAGAAGTAATTGATGAACTCGACATTCAAGGAAAGACGCTAATGGTTGCTCCCGTTGGATGCTCAGTCTTCGCCTATCAGTTCTTTGATGTGGACGGTACCGTTGCCCCGCACGGAAGGGCTCCAGCAGTAGCTACGGGAATGAAGAGAGCGATGCCTGATAGAATCGTATTCACGTATCAGGGAGATGGAGACCTCGCAGCCATAGGAACCGCCGAGATAATTCATGCCGCAAATAGAGGCGAGAAGATCACCACGATCTTCGTCAACAACGCGATCTACGGTATGACAGGCGGCCAGATGGCACCGACGACCTTGCTTGGAATGAAAACCACTACTTCTCCGTATGGGAGAAAAGCAGAGACGGAAGGGTTTCCGATTCATGTTTCGGAATTGCTGAAAGAAACCGCCGGAATTGTCTATCTGGAAAGAGTGGCTGTGAGTTCTCCTCAGGAAGTTAGGAAGGCAAAGGCTTCAATAAAGAAGGCCTTTGTCGCACAACAAAAAGGGCTGGGCTTCTCATTGGTCGAGGTTCTTTCGACTTGCCCGACAAACTGGGGCCTCAACCCGGTGGAGTCAATCAACTGGCTAAATGAAAACATGAAGAAAGAGTATCCCGTCGGGGTATTTGTCGACAAGGTCGGTGATTTCAAATGA
- a CDS encoding 2-oxoacid:acceptor oxidoreductase family protein yields MSEHLLVAAGFGGQGVMLIGQILATAGMFDNKHTTWLPSYGPEMRGGTANCTVVVSDEPIGSPITNTPNELIVMNIPSLLKFEKEIQPGGLMVINTSVVDRDTSRNDISVVKIDANSVAEKLGNLKVANMVVLGAYLGRAGTVTLDGVRKALEKKLTGRKAALVDLNIRAIEEGMKSVK; encoded by the coding sequence ATGAGTGAGCATCTCTTGGTTGCTGCGGGATTTGGGGGACAGGGAGTGATGCTGATAGGACAGATTCTTGCAACGGCGGGAATGTTCGACAACAAGCACACTACCTGGCTACCGTCATATGGTCCTGAAATGCGAGGCGGGACTGCGAACTGCACGGTTGTCGTTAGCGATGAGCCGATTGGCTCACCTATTACGAATACTCCAAACGAGTTGATAGTAATGAACATCCCTTCTCTTCTGAAGTTCGAGAAGGAGATTCAACCTGGCGGACTCATGGTGATAAACACATCTGTTGTTGATAGAGATACGAGTAGAAACGATATTTCTGTCGTCAAGATCGATGCAAACTCGGTCGCTGAGAAGCTCGGTAATCTCAAGGTTGCAAATATGGTAGTTCTTGGTGCATACCTTGGCAGGGCCGGAACGGTCACTCTCGATGGAGTAAGAAAGGCACTGGAGAAAAAGCTAACAGGAAGAAAAGCAGCACTCGTAGATTTGAATATCCGCGCCATAGAAGAAGGCATGAAGTCAGTTAAGTGA